The segment AAAACGGGACTTTCACCAGTTGCTTACCAGGCAGTAATACATGGAGCGTTGCAGGCTCTGAAGTGATTATTGACCGCGAAGAAGAAGTCGCAGAAATTTGGCATGCTCGTTTCCGTATCGCAGATGTGCCTGTGTTCTATAGCCCATATATGCAGTTACCAATTGGTAGCAAACGCCGTTCTGGTTTCTTAATCCCAATGGGAAGCTATTCAAACAACGACGGATTAGAATTCACGCTGCCGTATTATTGGAACATCGCGCCAAATTACGATGCGACGATTACGCCACAATTTATGACCCACCGAGGCGTTAAATTAAATAACGAATTCCGTTATTTAATCACTCCAGGTACGGGTACCGTCGCATTCGACTTTATTAATCACGACCGCGCTTATATCAAAGACAAAGAGAATGAAAAACGTGATGCCCGTGACAGTGATGACCGTTGGTTATTCTACTGGCGCCATTCAGGGACCTTTGCTCAACACTGGAACTTTGGTGCCGACTACACCAAGGTAAGTGATCCCCAATACTTTACTGACTTTAGCTCTCAGTACGGTAGCACCACTGATGGTTATGCCACGCAGAAATTTAACGTCGGTTATTCTGATACCAATTGGAACATGAAAGTGTCCCACAAACAGTTCCAAATCTTTGTGGATAACCCAAACAAGCGAGCTTATAAAGCTGAGCCACAAATCGATTTCAACTATTACCAAAATAACGTCGGTATGTTGGATTTCCATACCTATGCACAAGCGGCTCGTTTTACCAGCGTAGGTGAAAATAACCCAGATGCGACCCGTTTGCATATTGAGCCAGAAGTCAGTATGCCTCTGTCTAACGGTTGGGCGCAAATGAACAACAGCATTAAGCTGATGGCGACGCATTACGACCAAGATATTCCTGATGTAAAACAAAATAGCGGCTTAGAAAAAAATGTCACCCGTGTGCTGCCAATGTTTAAGAGCGATGCGAAAGTGGTATTTGAACGCGACTTATTCCAAGGCAGTGATTTTGTCCAAACATTAGAGCCGCGAGTCCAGTATCTATATATTCCGTATAAAGATCAGGACAATATCAATAACTACGACTCCTCATTATTACAGTCTGACTATACAGGTCTGTTCCGCGACCGTATTTACAGTGGTTTAGACCGTATCGCTTCTGCTAACCAATTCACAACCGGTTTAACCACCCGTATTTATGATGAAAACTTAGCTGAGCGCTTCAATTTCTCCGTCGGACAGATTTACTATTTTGAACGCCCTCGTGCGGGTAACTCAAACCTGAAAATCGATGATAAGAGTGATACAGGCTCATTAATGTGGGCAACCGATGCCATGTGGCACATTGATGAAAATTGGGGTGTTCGCGGTGGCTTACAATATGACCGTCGTCTGGGTAGTGTCACCATGGGGAATGCGGTTACCGAATATCGCTTTGATGCCGATAGACTGATTCAGCTGAATTACCGTTTTGTTGACCGTGACTATATTCAAGCAACGTTCCGCCGTGAAGATACTGCGGGTGGTTATACCTACACATTACCAGAGTACCAACAAGGTATTTCACAAGTAGGTACCGTGGTGAGCTGGCCATTAAGTGATAATTGGGGCTTTGTCGGCTCTTATTATTACGATACAAAACAGCAACAATCCGCCAGCCAGCTTGTCGGATTACAATACAATGCCTGCTGCTGGGCGGTGAATTTAGGGTATGAACGTAAGATTGTGGGTTGGCAAAAAGAGAAGTTCAACAGCGAATATGACAATAAATGGTCTATCAACGTGGAACTTAGAGGCCTAAATAACAATCATAGTTTAGGTAGTCAGGAGATGTTGAAACAAGGTATTATTCCTTATCAACGTGCTTTCTGATAACAAACAACATAACGATCACGATTAGCCCGCATATGCGGAATAAAAGTCAATTTTATAGGACCATTATGAAGAATTGGAGAACGCTTATTCTGGGACTGATGTTCGCAAGCTCTGCAAGTTTAGCTGCGCCACAGCAAATGGATAAAGTGGCTGCGGTTGTCAACAACGGAGTTGTACTTGAAAGCGACGTCCAGAATATGATCAATACAGTGAAGTTGAATGCACGTAATGCAAATCAACAAGTTCCTGATGATCAAACCCTGCGCCAGCAAATCATCGACCGTTTGGTTATGGATAACATCATGTTGCAGATGGCTAACCAAATGCAGATTAATATCCCTGAAGAAGCCGTGAATGCAACTATTGCGGATATTGCTCGCCAAAACAATTTAACCTTACCGCAGATGGAAAAACGTCTGACTGCGGATGGCATCAATATGGGTAAATACCGCAGCGAAATCCGTAAGGAAATGCTGTTAGCGGAAGTGCGTAACAACGAAGTTCGCCGCCGTATCACCATTTTGCCTCAAGAAGTTGATGCATTAGCTGAGCAAATGGATTCTCAAATGAACGCCCAGAAAGGCGTAAATTTAAGTCACATTCTGATCCCTCTGCCAGAGAACCCAACGCCTGAACAGTTATCAAAAGCAGAATCGTTAGTTGATAAAATCTTAACTGACCTGAAAAAAGGCTCTGATTTCGGTAAATTAGCGATTGCTTATTCTGCTGACCCTCAAGCACTGAAAGGCGGAAACATGGGTTGGTCACGTCTGCAAGAGCTGCCAGTAGTCTTTTCTGACCAACTGAAAAACTCGAAGAAAGGCGATATCGTTGGTCCAATTCGTTCCGGTGTAGGCTTCCATATTTTACGTGTCAATGACGTTACTGGTGATACTCACCAGCCAATTTCCGTCACCGAAGTGAAAGCGCGTCATATCTTACTGAAATCATCACCAATTATGGATGATGCAACAGCAAGACAAAAACTGACTCAACTGGCTCAAGAGATCCGTAACGGCAGAATTTCATTTGAAGAAGCGGCTAAAGAGAACTCCGAAGACCCAGGTAGTGCATTAAAAGGTGGGGAATTAGGCTGGAATATGCCTGATGTTTACGATCCTGCATTCCGTGATGCACTGATGAAACTGAAAAAAGGTGAAATCAGCCAACCTGTACCTTCAAGTTTCGGCTGGCACTTAATTCAGTTAGAAGATACTCGCAGTGTCGATAAAACCGATGCCGCGAAGAAAGATCAAGCGTACCGTTTACTGTTCAATCGTAAGTTTAACGAAGAAGCGCAGACTTGGATGCAAGAACAACGCGCTGCGGCTTATGTGAATATCGTTGATGGTCGCCAAAGCCAATCTAATGATGAACAAGCAAAATAAGCCAATTGTCATCACCCCCGGTGAACCTGCCGGGGTAGGTCCAGATCTTCTGATCCAACTTGCTCAGCAGGCATGGCCTGTCGAGCTTGTGGCTTGCGCAGATCCAAACCTACTTCTTCAACGCGCTAAAACACTCAATTTACCATTAACCTTACGTGGATATGATGCAAAACAGTCACAGACTTCTGTCGCTGGACAATTGTCGATTGTTCCCGTTTCACTGAGTGTACCGGCAGAAGCTGGAAAACTCGACGTTCGTAATGGTGAATATGTTACCGAAACTTTAGCGCGCGCTTGTGATGGCTGTTTGAATGGTGAGTTTTCTGCCATCGTAACGGGGCCTGTTCACAAAGGCATTATTAATGACGCTGGTATTCCATTTAGTGGACATACCGAATTTTTCGCAGATAGAAGCCACTGCGACCGCGTTGTGATGATGCTCGCCACACAAGAATTACGTGTCGCTTTAGCGACCACGCACCTGCCGCTAAAAGATGTCTCCGAGGCAATTACCCAACAAAGCTTGCATGAAGTGATCACCATTTTGCATCATGACTTGCAAACCAAGTTTGGTATTGAAAACCCGCACATTTATGTTTGTGGGCTTAACCCTCATGCCGGAGAAGGCGGACATATGGGAATGGAAGAGATTGAAACCATCATTCCAGCCCTAGAAACCTTGCGTAAACAAGGCATTACCTTAATCGGTCCTTTACCCGCAGACACGCTTTTCCAACCCAAATATTTAACTGATGCAGACGCCGTATTAGCGATGTATCACGATCAGGGGCTACCTGTGTTAAAATATCAAGGTTTTGGCAGAGCGGTAAATATTACCCTTGGTCTGCCATTTATCCGTACTTCCGTCGATCACGGCACAGCGCTTGAATTAGCAGGTACGGGTCAAGCCGATGCGGGCAGCTTCATCACCGCATTGAAATTAGCTATCCAAATGACACAAAAGAATTCATGAATAATCGAGTCCATCAGGGGCACCTTGCCCGCAAACGTTTCGGGCAGAACTTTTTAACTGACCAATTTATTATCGACAGTATTGTAGATGCAATGCATCCACAACCAGGACAAGCCATTGTAGAAATTGGTCCGGGTCTTGGTGCATTAACTGAACCTGTTGGTAGCCGCATGGATAAAATGACGGTTGTCGAACTTGACCGCGACCTTGCCGCTCGTCTGCACGTCCATCCACAACTGAAAGACAAACTGACCATCATCCAGCAAGATGCGATGACCGTAGATTTTGGTGAACTGGCGAAACAAGCTGGACAGCCAATACGCGTATTTGGTAATTTGCCTTATAACATCTCAACACCGTTGATGTTCCACCTGTTTACATTCACCAACCAAATTTCCGACATGAATTTCATGTTGCAAAAAGAAGTGGTTAATCGATTAGTAGCAGGCCCAGGAAGCAAAGCTTTCGGTCGTTTAAGCGTAATGGCGCAATATTACTGCAATGTTGTTCCTGTGCTTGAAGTCCCACCTACCGCCTTTGCACCACCACCAAAAGTGGACTCTGCGGTAGTAAGATTGATCCCTCACAAGGAAAATCCATACCCAGTGAAGGATATTAAAGTATTGAGCCGTATTACGACTCAAGCATTTAACCAACGTCGTAAAACTATCCGCAATAGCCTTGGGGATTTATTCAGCGTTGAGCAGTTAACCGAACTGGGTATCGATCCAGGAACACGTGCTGAAAATATCTCCGTTGAGCACTATTGTAAGATGGCAAACTATCTGTGTAATTTATCGGAATAGAGAATCTGAGGAGGCACTATGCTGAATGATCCCAATGTGAGCATCCAAGTTCAAAGTGTCTACATAGAAAGCCAGTCCCAGCCCGACATTGCCCGTTTTGTGTTTGCGTATACTATTTGTATCCGCAATTTAGGGCGAATTCCTATACAGCTAATGAGCCGTTACTGGCTCATTACCAATAGTGATGGCCGTAAAACTGAAGTGCAAGGTGAAGGCGTGGTGGGTGAACAACCCGTTATCCTACCGGGCAAAGAATATCGCTATACCAGTGGTGCAATCTTAGAAACGCCAATGGGTACGATGGAAGGCTATTACGTTATGCTGAGCGATCAAGGAAATCACTTTCATGTTGATATTCCTGCATTTCGTCTCGCAATCCCAACACTGATTAATTAATTATGTCCACATATATTGTAGGTGATATACACGGTTGTTATCGTGAGCTGCGAGAACTTCTCGATAGCGTGAATTTCGATCCACAGCAAGATACATTGTGGCTAACGGGTGACCTTGTTGCTCGTGGGCCCGATTCATTGCAAGTCTTACGCTATGTGAAAAGTTTAGGCTCAGCAGCACGCCTAGTGTTAGGCAACCACGACCTACATTTGATTGGCATCTACTGCAAAATCAGTCGCAATAAGCCTAAAGACCATCTTGATGAGCTACTCAATGCGCCCGATATCGATGAATTAATCAACTGGTTACGTCGCCAACCACTTTTACAAGTCGATGAAGAGCAAAAAATGGTCATGACCCACGCAGGCATTACGCCACAGTGGGATCTTGAAACCGCAAAAATGTGCGCTCGCGAAGTGGAAGCCGTGCTTTCTAGCGATGCCTATCCGCTGTTTATTGACTCTATGTATGGCGACATGCCAAACAATTGGTCTGAAAGTTTGATGGGACTGGCGCGTTTGCGCTACAGCACCAATGCCCTCACCCGCCTGCGTTATTGTTTTCCAAATGGGCAACTGGATATGATCTGCAAAGAGAGCCCAGCTAAAGCGCCTGCGCCACTGAAGCCATGGTTTTCTCTACCAAGTCAATTCCCTGAAGATTACGCTATTTTCTTTGGCCATTGGGCATCACTGGAAGGC is part of the Providencia zhijiangensis genome and harbors:
- the lptD gene encoding LPS assembly protein LptD; this encodes MKKSYPTIIATMVWAAIYSQQAHADLAAQCMLGVPVYDKPIISGDPNSLPIEIQADDVTGEYPNFVEYTGNVDIQQGNQTLTADNVKLTQTQKEGEEPVREVTATGNVHYDDPQIILKGPSAWSNLDNKNTDVDDGNYMMVGRQGRGDAKKMKMRGENRYSIMENGTFTSCLPGSNTWSVAGSEVIIDREEEVAEIWHARFRIADVPVFYSPYMQLPIGSKRRSGFLIPMGSYSNNDGLEFTLPYYWNIAPNYDATITPQFMTHRGVKLNNEFRYLITPGTGTVAFDFINHDRAYIKDKENEKRDARDSDDRWLFYWRHSGTFAQHWNFGADYTKVSDPQYFTDFSSQYGSTTDGYATQKFNVGYSDTNWNMKVSHKQFQIFVDNPNKRAYKAEPQIDFNYYQNNVGMLDFHTYAQAARFTSVGENNPDATRLHIEPEVSMPLSNGWAQMNNSIKLMATHYDQDIPDVKQNSGLEKNVTRVLPMFKSDAKVVFERDLFQGSDFVQTLEPRVQYLYIPYKDQDNINNYDSSLLQSDYTGLFRDRIYSGLDRIASANQFTTGLTTRIYDENLAERFNFSVGQIYYFERPRAGNSNLKIDDKSDTGSLMWATDAMWHIDENWGVRGGLQYDRRLGSVTMGNAVTEYRFDADRLIQLNYRFVDRDYIQATFRREDTAGGYTYTLPEYQQGISQVGTVVSWPLSDNWGFVGSYYYDTKQQQSASQLVGLQYNACCWAVNLGYERKIVGWQKEKFNSEYDNKWSINVELRGLNNNHSLGSQEMLKQGIIPYQRAF
- the surA gene encoding peptidylprolyl isomerase SurA, yielding MKNWRTLILGLMFASSASLAAPQQMDKVAAVVNNGVVLESDVQNMINTVKLNARNANQQVPDDQTLRQQIIDRLVMDNIMLQMANQMQINIPEEAVNATIADIARQNNLTLPQMEKRLTADGINMGKYRSEIRKEMLLAEVRNNEVRRRITILPQEVDALAEQMDSQMNAQKGVNLSHILIPLPENPTPEQLSKAESLVDKILTDLKKGSDFGKLAIAYSADPQALKGGNMGWSRLQELPVVFSDQLKNSKKGDIVGPIRSGVGFHILRVNDVTGDTHQPISVTEVKARHILLKSSPIMDDATARQKLTQLAQEIRNGRISFEEAAKENSEDPGSALKGGELGWNMPDVYDPAFRDALMKLKKGEISQPVPSSFGWHLIQLEDTRSVDKTDAAKKDQAYRLLFNRKFNEEAQTWMQEQRAAAYVNIVDGRQSQSNDEQAK
- the pdxA gene encoding 4-hydroxythreonine-4-phosphate dehydrogenase PdxA, yielding MMNKQNKPIVITPGEPAGVGPDLLIQLAQQAWPVELVACADPNLLLQRAKTLNLPLTLRGYDAKQSQTSVAGQLSIVPVSLSVPAEAGKLDVRNGEYVTETLARACDGCLNGEFSAIVTGPVHKGIINDAGIPFSGHTEFFADRSHCDRVVMMLATQELRVALATTHLPLKDVSEAITQQSLHEVITILHHDLQTKFGIENPHIYVCGLNPHAGEGGHMGMEEIETIIPALETLRKQGITLIGPLPADTLFQPKYLTDADAVLAMYHDQGLPVLKYQGFGRAVNITLGLPFIRTSVDHGTALELAGTGQADAGSFITALKLAIQMTQKNS
- the rsmA gene encoding 16S rRNA (adenine(1518)-N(6)/adenine(1519)-N(6))-dimethyltransferase RsmA, yielding MNNRVHQGHLARKRFGQNFLTDQFIIDSIVDAMHPQPGQAIVEIGPGLGALTEPVGSRMDKMTVVELDRDLAARLHVHPQLKDKLTIIQQDAMTVDFGELAKQAGQPIRVFGNLPYNISTPLMFHLFTFTNQISDMNFMLQKEVVNRLVAGPGSKAFGRLSVMAQYYCNVVPVLEVPPTAFAPPPKVDSAVVRLIPHKENPYPVKDIKVLSRITTQAFNQRRKTIRNSLGDLFSVEQLTELGIDPGTRAENISVEHYCKMANYLCNLSE
- the apaG gene encoding Co2+/Mg2+ efflux protein ApaG; the encoded protein is MLNDPNVSIQVQSVYIESQSQPDIARFVFAYTICIRNLGRIPIQLMSRYWLITNSDGRKTEVQGEGVVGEQPVILPGKEYRYTSGAILETPMGTMEGYYVMLSDQGNHFHVDIPAFRLAIPTLIN
- the apaH gene encoding bis(5'-nucleosyl)-tetraphosphatase (symmetrical) ApaH, yielding MSTYIVGDIHGCYRELRELLDSVNFDPQQDTLWLTGDLVARGPDSLQVLRYVKSLGSAARLVLGNHDLHLIGIYCKISRNKPKDHLDELLNAPDIDELINWLRRQPLLQVDEEQKMVMTHAGITPQWDLETAKMCAREVEAVLSSDAYPLFIDSMYGDMPNNWSESLMGLARLRYSTNALTRLRYCFPNGQLDMICKESPAKAPAPLKPWFSLPSQFPEDYAIFFGHWASLEGKFTPEHVYAMDTGCCWGGDLTLLHWETKTFHRQKSHQKRRKE